DNA from Cyanobacteria bacterium FACHB-DQ100:
TTGATATGCAGGATGACTTGATTCGATTGCGTCAAGCCGTCGCTCAGGCAATCGCCACACAAAAACGCACCGAACGTCAAGCCGCTCAAGCCCGATCGAGCGCAGAAGAATGGTATCGCCGCGCTCAGTTAGCCCTTTCTAAAGGCGATGAACATCTGGCGCGAGAAGCTCTAGCACGACGTAAAAGCTATGTCGAAACAGCTCAGGCGATGGAATCTCAACTGAGCCAGCAGGCTTCGGTGGTAACGCAATTAAAGCAAAATATGCTGAAGCTGGAGAGCAAGATTGCCGAAGCCAAGACGAAAAAGGATATGTATATCGCACGGGCGCGATCGGCAAAAGCGTCTGAGCAACTGAATCAAATGCTGAATAGTGTCGGGACTGGCAGCGCCATAAATGCGTTTGAGCGGATGGAGGAGAAAGTCTTGCAGCTCGAAGCGCGATCGGAAGCGGTGGCAGAACTGGGAAGCGATGATCTCGAAAAGCGGTTTGAGGCGTTGGGGCAAGGCGACGAACTCGATGCAGAACTCGCTGCGATGAAAGAGCAAATCAGCGGAACACTGCCGCCTGCACATCCACCTGTTGATCCGGAGCTTGAGCGATTGCGATCGGAAATTCGCGGTTCATAGCAGGAACCCCCCAACGATTTCAGCCTTTTTATGGCTTAATGAGGGTTAAATTCCTGGAAATCTTATGAAAGATGATTTACTGCGCCGAGAGCAGGCATTCCATGATCAGTGGGCAAGCACGATCGATGTCGGTGGCATTCGGGTATCCGATTATTTTGAAGCCTGCACTGCTCCGGAGAATCGATTTATTTTGAGACAGCTTGGAGATGTCCGAGGAAAATTGCTGCTCGATCTCGGTTGTGGCGCAGGTGAGAATAGCGCCTATTTTGCTCGACTGGGAGCACAGTGTATTGCGGCAGATTATTCGCCTGGCATGGTGGATGTGGCGCTGCAACTGGCAGCCCGAAATGGAGTTCAGGTCGAAGGTCGGGTGGTGAATGCGATGGCGATCGACCTTCCCGATAATACGTTCGATATTGTTTACGCCTCGAATTTACTGCATCACATTCCTGATCCGAAAATTACGCTGCGAGAGATGCACCGCATTCTTAAACCCGGTGGAAAGGCTTGTTTTTGGGATCCGTTGCGGCATAATCCGGTGATTAATGTCTATCGACGCATGGCAACAGAAGTGCGAACCGAAGACGAAACGCCTTTAGATATTGAAATTGTGGATTTTATTCGATCGCTGTATTCCCAAACAAATTACGATACCTTTTGGATTGCAACGCTGTGGATTTTCTTGCAGTTTTATCTAATCGAGCGAGTTAATCCAAACAAAGAGCGCTACTGGAAAAAAATCATTCTGGAGCAAGCGCGATTAGAAAAAACCTATTTGCGGCTTGAGAAGCTCGATCGTGTGTTAAAAAAACTTCCACTCATGAAGCGAATGGCGTGGAATTTGGCAGTGGTCGCAACGAAGTAACGACAAATTCAGATAAGATTGACAATCAGTTTACGGGTGGAGAAGCTCATGAGCGCTCACATGCGTCGATCAATTCTGACTTACAGTTTGCTGAGCGCGATCGCGGTTTTGATGCTGATTCCGCTCGTCTGGTTGGTTAGCACGTCATTCAAGTCGCCGACTGAAGACCTATTTCAATTTCCACCGCAATTTATTCCACAGCAACCGACTCTGGAGAATTTTGTCACCGTTTGGCAGAGCAATCCGTTTGGGCGATATCTGTTTAACAGTACGTTGGTGTCAGCGTTAACGGTTGTATTGAATCTAATATTCTGCTCACTTGCGGCTTATCCATTAGCACGATTAAGTTTTGCAGGTCGAGAAATCATTTTTAGCGCCATCGTCTCGACTATCTTGATTCCATTCCAGATCGTGATGATTCCACTATATGTATTAGCGGTACAGTTAGGATTGCGAAATAGCTATATTGGAATTATCTTTCCGGCGATCGCGTCTGCATTTGGAATCTTCTTGCTGAGACAAGCCTTTCAAGGAGTCCCGAAAGAACTCGAAGAAGCAGCGCGGATGGATGGCTGCTCAGAGCTTGGAATCTGGTGGTATGTGATGCTTCCGTCGATTCGTCCTGCACTGGTAACGCTAGCAATTTTCGTGTTTATCGGGTCATGGAGCGATTTCCTTTGGCCTCTTTTAGTGCTCGATCGACCTGAATTATTCACCTTACCGCTCGGTGTCGCCAATTTAGCGGGAACCTTTACGCTCGATTGGCGCTTGATTGCGGCGGGATCAGTGATCTCGATCGTGCCAATTTTGCTGTTTTTCCTCGTAATGCAGCGCTACATCGTCCCGACCGAAGCCGGAAGCGGTGTAAAAGGATGATAGTTCTAACCGAAACAGTTTGATATATTAGTAAAACACTAGCCCTAATTTGCCTGTGAAACTTGATAACGCTGCCCCTTTTGATGCCAAAACTGCTGCTAAGCAACCCTTTCTAACCGTTATGCGTGAACTTGCCACGACCTATCAAGCTTTTTGCGCCTACGACGAAGCCCACATCCGCGAAACTGGCTTAACATCGCCGCAATTCGATGTGATTTGCACGCTCGGTAATACCTCTGGCATGTTCATGAATCAGCTTGCAGAGAAAACGCTGGTCACGAAAGGAACACTAACGGGAATCATCGATCGCCTAGAGCAGAAAAACTTAGTCCGTCGAGAAGTTCCCCCAGAAAATCGTCGCTGTTTTCTCATCGTTCTGACACCCGAAGGGGAAGCGCTATTTGAGAAAATCTTTCCGGTTCATATCGCCCATCTCAAAGAGCGGTTCGATCGCCTCACTCCCGACGAATTAAACGCAATCAAAACCGCATTACAGCGCTTGAAATCGGTTTTTGCCGATTAATACGATCGCACTTTCTGAAATTCATATGCCCCCAGCAACGCGCCCCAAATCGGTCGTTGAGTTTCTGGATCAATCCCCTTGTCGTAGCTCAAGAAGCGATCGCGCATTGCCTCAAATCCCAGCGCAACTTGAATCGTATTGCCCCCAAGCGAGAACACACATTGCGTATCGGGCGGCGGTGAAGCGATGAAGTGAAGTCCTTGATCGGTCGAATTGACGGCAACCTGTAGCGTACAGCTCGGAAGTAGTTCGATCGCATCCTCGGTCAAACGATCGAGCAATTCCGGTTGTTGTCCGGCTCCCCGGACAGAACTCGGATCTTTGAACTGGTAATACTGCACCTTCAGCCCTCGATCGTCCTCTTGCAATCGCAATAATCGTTGTCGATAAGGCTGGTCTAATTTCAACACATTCGATTGCTCAGCAAAAATCGCCAAGCTATCTTCAAACAAGTGAACGGGACGCTGCCACAGGCGCAGATGTACAAACCAAGCCGGACTTTCTCTTGCCTGATCTTGGTTATCAAATTCTCCTGCTAGGTATGCCGCCAGAGTTTGAAGCACTTTGATGACTCGATCGCGCTCTATAAAAGTTTCAGATATCTAGTTTCAGATATCTTTCAATTGAAAAACTATTCAAGTGAACTCATTTCTAAAATTTTTGTGATTTCTACGGGACTGACGGGGCTCGAACCCGCAACTTCCGCCGTGACAGGGCGGTGCTCTAACCAATTGAACTACAGTCCCAGATTTGCTTTCGCGCTGTTTCTTCAGCACGATCTCTATAATGCAGGGTTTTACCAAATTTGTCAAATAAATCACGAAGATTTTTTCCAAAGAAGAAGTTTGATCCCCACACAATCTTCTGACCAATCCTGAATTCCCTTGTTATCACTGAAGTAGGAAGATTGGCAGGTGCTAGGCGGAGCTATGAAACAAGGGAAAGGTGGGTTGCATCCAGCAGTTAAAGTTGCACTCTGTTCGACGGCTTTGACAGCGATCGTAGGAACTATTTTGCTTAAGGTGTTTCCGATCGAGATTTCGATCTCCTCTGGAACCCCGAACACGGTTCCGGTGATCAAGACTGCAAATTCACCCCCTGCCGACTCTGTGACCCCGCCTAAAGTCGAAAAGCCTGATCCTACTGCCCTCGCTGCAAGACAGGGCAATTTGCGGATTCGGAATCAATCCGACCACGCTGTTCGGGTTGCGCTTCTAGCCCGTCAGCCGAAAGAACCAAGCGCGAAGTCTAGCGACCCCCAAAAAGGATTCGCGCTTCCGGCGCATTGGGATTTCGCGCCCCAAGAAGGCAGTGAGTCGGGATTGCTAGTCGCGTTACCGAGCCGATCGATCCAACTCAAACGCGGCGACGTGCTGGTTGCCTTCGCTCAGGATGGCTCACAGCGCTATTGGGGGCCGTTTGTGGTGGGAGAGACAGATCAACCGGATTGGAACGCTCAAGCAGGCGAATGGGAGCTAGCCTTGGATAATTAGACGCGGTACAGGCTCATCACTTCCGACAAGGGCAACCGGGACTGAGCCGCGATCGCTAAGTCTGAAATATGACCCCGATCTAAATGCTCCGATGCTGCACAGCCGATCATTGCGGCATTATCCGTACAAAATTTCATCGGTGGAAACATCACTTTGATGTTGTACGGCGCTGCTGCGGCTTGAAGTTGCTCTCGTAACCCGCGATTTGCCGCCACACCGCCCCCAACCGCGATCGTATTTAGTCCATAATCTCGTGCACAAGCGATCGCCCGTTTCGTTAACGCACGAACGACTGTGGCTTGAAAACTTGCGGCGAGATCTGCGATCGGCAAGGGTTCCCCAGTTGCTTCAAGCCGCTGAGTTAACCGCAACACTGCCGTTTTCAACCCGCTAAAACTCGAATCATAGGGATGAAATCCTCCTTCCGGTCGCGAAATCTGGCCTTCAGGAAGCGCGAATGCTTTTGGATCACCCTCAGCGGCTAGACGATCAATGATCGGGCCTCCCGGATACTCTAGCTTTAATAATCGAGCTACTTTATCAAAGGCTTCTCCAGCCGCATCATCACGGGTTTGACCTAGCACCTCATACCGGCCGCAATCTTTGACGTAAATTAAGCTGGTATGCCCCCCAGATACTAGCAAGCAAAGAAACGGCGGCTCCAAGTCGGGATCGCTCAAATACGAGGCGTAAATATGTCCCTCCAAGTGATGCACCCCGATAAACGGCTTGTCATGCACGATCGACAAAGTTTTCGCCGCCGTCAATCCGACCAAAAGCGCCCCGACTAATCCAGGGGTGCAAGTCCCCGCAATTCCGTCAATTTCCGACCAATCAAGACCCGATTCTGTCAAGCACTGGTCGATCGCTTGATTCACGATTTCGACGTGCTGGCGCGAGGCGACTTCGGGCACAACGCCGCCGTATTGCTGATGAATTGCGATCTGTGACGAAACAACGCTACTCAAAATGTGACGATTTTTTACGATCGCCACCGCAGTTTCGTCACAACTTGTTTCAATTGCTAAGACCGTTGCCATTTGCTGGTAGGTTTTGGGAGTAGGTGACTGTTTACAGTCGCTCAACGAGAATGAGCTAGGCTGGTTTTCTAGTTTAGCGCTCCACTCATCTTGTGCAAAAAATCAACTTTTTGACACAATCCTCCTTTGTAATCCGTCAATAAAGGGAAACAATTCCATGCAACGATTGTTTGCTCTAGTGCTTGCCATTTTCCTTGGGTTTGGCTTTGTCAACGTCCAGCCCGCCCACGCTTATAATCTGACTCCTTGCAGCGAAAACGAAGTGTTTGCCCAACGAATCCAAGATTCGCAAAACGCAACCGCTCGTCGTCGCCTAGAGCTTTACGCAGAACATGGCTTGCTCTGCGGTAAAGACGATGGACTGCCCCACTTGATCACCGATGGCAACCTCAAGCACGTCGGAGAATTCACGCTTCCGGGTCTGCTCTTTCTGTACATCGCAGGCTGGATCGGCTACTCTGGTCGGTCTTACCTGAATGCCGCAAAGAAAGCAGGCAATCCTGAAGAAAAAGAAATCATCATCGATGTGCCTTTGGCAATTAGCTGCGTTTTGCCTGCATTGCTGTGGCCGCTTCTCTCGATCCAGGAACTCCTTGCGGGTACCCTGATCGAGCGTGACGATCGCATTCCTGTAGGTGCTGACTCGCTGCTGCTGAATCGGACTGACAAGCGGAAAATGCCCTCACAGGCACGCTAATTTCTGCGCCTCGCGGTGAAAGCAAATTTTGCACTATCCGCCGCGAGTGCGATCGAAACAGGTCGTCAACTATCCACTTCTGTTTGGAGATTATCTATGGCAAGATATCTTTCCTTGAATGCTCTGTTAGGGGTTGTAACCCTCAGTGTTCTCCTAACCGCATTTATCTTGATTAACTGGGTTGCACCGGACTTGCTGTTCTTGTTCCAGTAAGCCCCAAGTCACTTGAAATGGGCAGTTAGCTCGTTGCTAGAGCAAGTACCTTGTACTCTAGTAGGTGTAGCCAACTGCCCATTCTTGTGTGATGAATCCTGAAGCCGAAATCCGGCGACTGCTCGACGTGATGCCTGCATCCGGTCGGATGTTCGCCAAAATTATGAGTAAACCCGACCAGAGAGTTGTGATCGACGCTCCCGCACCGCTTCCGTGGACGAGCGATCGACCGATCTACATTAATTTCGATCTCTGGAGTCGACTGGCGCGATCGCAGCGAGATTTGTTAATTCTACGAACCGTGAATTGGAGCCTTGGGATTCGATGGTTCCAACCTTCCCCGATGTTAGGCTTAACTGTATTAGGCGCGATCGGGCTGGGAATCGAATTGGCTCAGCAGGATTTTGTCGGAGTTGCCGCTGCCAGTGGACTAAGTGCGATCGCTCTATTTCAAATCTGGCGCGACAGTAAAAGCTCTCGCGTTGAGCTTGATGCAGATGAGAAAGCAATCAAAATTGCTCAGCGACGCGGATATACAGAAACAGAGGCAGCACAAGCGTTATGTAGCGCGATCGAGTCGGTGGCGCAAAATGAAGGGCGGATGCTGAACTTTGTGGAATTACTTCGATGTCAAGCCTTGAGAGCGATCGGTGGACTCTCTCCGGTTGGCATTCCAGATGAACTGCGGCGCGAGTAGATTGCGTG
Protein-coding regions in this window:
- a CDS encoding PspA/IM30 family protein, whose product is MGLFDRIWRAIRANLNHLISQMEDPEKILEQTVIDMQDDLIRLRQAVAQAIATQKRTERQAAQARSSAEEWYRRAQLALSKGDEHLAREALARRKSYVETAQAMESQLSQQASVVTQLKQNMLKLESKIAEAKTKKDMYIARARSAKASEQLNQMLNSVGTGSAINAFERMEEKVLQLEARSEAVAELGSDDLEKRFEALGQGDELDAELAAMKEQISGTLPPAHPPVDPELERLRSEIRGS
- a CDS encoding class I SAM-dependent methyltransferase, with protein sequence MKDDLLRREQAFHDQWASTIDVGGIRVSDYFEACTAPENRFILRQLGDVRGKLLLDLGCGAGENSAYFARLGAQCIAADYSPGMVDVALQLAARNGVQVEGRVVNAMAIDLPDNTFDIVYASNLLHHIPDPKITLREMHRILKPGGKACFWDPLRHNPVINVYRRMATEVRTEDETPLDIEIVDFIRSLYSQTNYDTFWIATLWIFLQFYLIERVNPNKERYWKKIILEQARLEKTYLRLEKLDRVLKKLPLMKRMAWNLAVVATK
- a CDS encoding carbohydrate ABC transporter permease — encoded protein: MSAHMRRSILTYSLLSAIAVLMLIPLVWLVSTSFKSPTEDLFQFPPQFIPQQPTLENFVTVWQSNPFGRYLFNSTLVSALTVVLNLIFCSLAAYPLARLSFAGREIIFSAIVSTILIPFQIVMIPLYVLAVQLGLRNSYIGIIFPAIASAFGIFLLRQAFQGVPKELEEAARMDGCSELGIWWYVMLPSIRPALVTLAIFVFIGSWSDFLWPLLVLDRPELFTLPLGVANLAGTFTLDWRLIAAGSVISIVPILLFFLVMQRYIVPTEAGSGVKG
- a CDS encoding MarR family transcriptional regulator, whose protein sequence is MRELATTYQAFCAYDEAHIRETGLTSPQFDVICTLGNTSGMFMNQLAEKTLVTKGTLTGIIDRLEQKNLVRREVPPENRRCFLIVLTPEGEALFEKIFPVHIAHLKERFDRLTPDELNAIKTALQRLKSVFAD
- a CDS encoding chromophore lyase CpcT/CpeT, which translates into the protein MERDRVIKVLQTLAAYLAGEFDNQDQARESPAWFVHLRLWQRPVHLFEDSLAIFAEQSNVLKLDQPYRQRLLRLQEDDRGLKVQYYQFKDPSSVRGAGQQPELLDRLTEDAIELLPSCTLQVAVNSTDQGLHFIASPPPDTQCVFSLGGNTIQVALGFEAMRDRFLSYDKGIDPETQRPIWGALLGAYEFQKVRSY
- the tsaD gene encoding tRNA (adenosine(37)-N6)-threonylcarbamoyltransferase complex transferase subunit TsaD, which translates into the protein MATVLAIETSCDETAVAIVKNRHILSSVVSSQIAIHQQYGGVVPEVASRQHVEIVNQAIDQCLTESGLDWSEIDGIAGTCTPGLVGALLVGLTAAKTLSIVHDKPFIGVHHLEGHIYASYLSDPDLEPPFLCLLVSGGHTSLIYVKDCGRYEVLGQTRDDAAGEAFDKVARLLKLEYPGGPIIDRLAAEGDPKAFALPEGQISRPEGGFHPYDSSFSGLKTAVLRLTQRLEATGEPLPIADLAASFQATVVRALTKRAIACARDYGLNTIAVGGGVAANRGLREQLQAAAAPYNIKVMFPPMKFCTDNAAMIGCAASEHLDRGHISDLAIAAQSRLPLSEVMSLYRV
- a CDS encoding Photosystem I reaction center subunit III encodes the protein MQRLFALVLAIFLGFGFVNVQPAHAYNLTPCSENEVFAQRIQDSQNATARRRLELYAEHGLLCGKDDGLPHLITDGNLKHVGEFTLPGLLFLYIAGWIGYSGRSYLNAAKKAGNPEEKEIIIDVPLAISCVLPALLWPLLSIQELLAGTLIERDDRIPVGADSLLLNRTDKRKMPSQAR
- a CDS encoding DUF3318 domain-containing protein, translated to MNPEAEIRRLLDVMPASGRMFAKIMSKPDQRVVIDAPAPLPWTSDRPIYINFDLWSRLARSQRDLLILRTVNWSLGIRWFQPSPMLGLTVLGAIGLGIELAQQDFVGVAAASGLSAIALFQIWRDSKSSRVELDADEKAIKIAQRRGYTETEAAQALCSAIESVAQNEGRMLNFVELLRCQALRAIGGLSPVGIPDELRRE